The following coding sequences lie in one Arachis stenosperma cultivar V10309 chromosome 5, arast.V10309.gnm1.PFL2, whole genome shotgun sequence genomic window:
- the LOC130980064 gene encoding uncharacterized protein LOC130980064 isoform X3: MGVDARFASLLQNLRVQDPWVPPSTWESIPSESGLRPSFPSSSVSDQTLSALSESSLVRLATNALQGVKSSVLSIQQLSALFCSDPADRTFHHISSLWNRASSTRSLGNLLTSIGSTSSLVILIREFVGYFTIMNLQDSFQSQNDQESPPYSLVNQAFAVAVGKVLEGYLCGLDTVHASIALRHSSKDVDVDVDFPASGCLKSVVHSEITLLEFYLHTKELRTWVEALASICNLQKWVLRFSEISLEEVITEAMAEFRHYYRGGDLLTFLYAQLQVADTAHCTLLKFLFLQSCEPYCGFIRSWIFKAEIHDPYKEFIVENMECSPPKSHLKSSNSMDVPSTHIRVRDDVSIPEFLKDFLVPLVRAGQQLQVLLKLVELCVHVTSGEHSSEDFLPCWSGFASSITSYSSPLTFSRDVIDVMVIARENYFERMNEKIDSLLSSLEIRYQRVATHASVSFDNVGGDLDKLEQVMEEDESIVRSTADKRSSNMDADSMDSDSSRRLHELSLLDDMYSSSETLSLNGSEEQLDSDQHHDWPCLIVGGQNQLSALSFLRGTTLNSSIQDCCHHEKPGSDSHGICDNTDASDHLLKSSHEGVISNNMSNPLNSGNSQFPCVFSIQYRYSMTDSYSEMGNLLNNSVDDDESIVRKITEKQPRSLGYSISCHDVLSIKDNFIWTATSEAQPDNNSFTSNLYTLQLQKVGHKYNIPNLLSMNPMLTRNELLHWMDGSGERFKANHERPFPYVNFLTVEDPCKVYMDKLFIGSRATSASSIPLNGSAANYGNKNTKYGEMGIGTEDGLADIPKQNFDTSLDLMDHKQDAVVCGGSTWERLLHSFSDTKNCGATHSHSFSSAFEIPLDIILDKCLLQEIMLQYKYVSRLTINVLEEVFELQEHLLALRRYHFMELADWADLFILSLWHHKWSVTEANERLSEIQGLLELAIQKSSCEQDPNKDRLFVYMKGHGKLPLSNSAIGVRSFDFLGLGYRVDWPLSIVLTPAASKLYADIFNFLIQVKLAIFSLTDVWRSLKDLVHTTEKDLNSELHHDETQHLNILTMMRHQINHFVSTLQQYVESQLSHVSWCKLLHSLQHKVKDMMDLESVHMEYLADSLCIDAYIGATCNLYWLVDLDVWLHSHTHLVN, translated from the exons ATGGGTGTGGATGCGAGATTTGCATCTTTGTTGCAGAATTTGAGGGTGCAAGATCCATGGGTTCCACCAAGCACATGGGAATCCATACCCTCTGAAAGTGGACTCCGCCCCTCGTTTCCTTCTTCCTCCGTCTCAGATCAAACCCTCTCCGCTCTCTCT GAATCAAGTCTTGTGAGGCTGGCGACAAATGCTTTGCAAGGTGTAAAATCATCTGTTCTCAGCATCCAACAACTCTCTGCCTTATTTTGTTCTGATCCAGCTGACAGGACCTTCCACCACATTTCCAGTCTTTGGAATCGGGCTTCCAGCACTCGATCTTTGGGAAACTTGCTTACATCTATAGGGTCCACCAGCTCTCTAGTTATTCTTATCCGTGAATTTGTAGGTTATTTTACAATTATGAATCTACAGGACAGTTTTCAAAGTCAAAATGATCAAGAGTCCCCTCCTTATAGTCTTGTTAATCAAGCCTTTGCAGTTGCTGTGGGAAAGGTCTTGGAAGGGTACCTTTGTGGATTGGACACGGTTCATGCGTCTATAGCTTTAAGACATTCatcaaaggatgttgatgttgatgttgatttCCCTGCATCCGGATGTTTGAAGAGTGTAGTGCATTCTGAAATTACGCTGCTTGAGTTTTACTTGCATACTAAAGAATTAAGAACTTGGGTTGAAGCCCTTGCAAGCATATGCAACCTACAAAAGTGGGTCCTTCGCTTTTCAGAAATTTCTCTGGAGGAGGTGATTACTGAAGCTATGGCTGAGTTTCGTCACTACTACAGAGGAGGAGATCTATTGACATTTTTGTATGCACAGTTACAG GTTGCTGATACTGCTCATTGTACACTTCTCAagtttctctttcttcaatcaTGTGAACCATATTGTGGGTTCATAAGATCGTGGATTTTCAAAGCAGAAATACATGACCCATATAAGGAGTTTATTGTAGAAAACATGGAGTGTTCACCTCCTAAGTCTCATCTTAAATCTAGCAATTCTATGGACGTTCCATCAACACATATCAGA GTGAGAGATGATGTTTCCATTCCTGAATTTCTTAAAGACTTCCTGGTTCCACTTGTTAGAGCTGGTCAGCAGCTGCAAGTATTGTTAAAATTGGTTGAACTTTGTGTACATGTTACTTCTGGAGAACATAGTTCTGAAGACTTTCTTCCTTGCTGGAGTGGCTTTGCTAGTAGTATTACATCTTATTCTTCTCCGTTGACTTTCAGCAGAGATGTTATAGATGTTATGGTGATTGCAAgggaaaactattttgaaaggATGAATGAAAAAATTGATAGCCTACTCAGCAGCTTAGAAATCAGATACCAACGG GTAGCTACACATGCTTCAGTATCTTTTGATAATGTTGGAGGAGATCTTGACAAACTAGAACAGGTcatggaagaagatgaatctattGTCCGTTCAACAGCAGATAAAAGAAGTTCAAACAT GGATGCTGATAGTATGGACTCTGATTCCTCAAGAAGACTTCACGAATTATCTTTGTTGGATGATATGTACAGTTCATCTGAGACTTTGTCCTTAAATGGCTCTGAAGAGCAATTGGATTCTGATCAGCATCATGACTGGCCTTGTCTCATAGTTGGGGGACAAAATCAGTTATCTGCTTTAAGTTTCTTGAGGGGTACTACCTTGAATAGTTCAATACAGGATTGTTGTCATCATGAGAAGCCAGGGAGTGATTCACATGGAATTTGTGATAATACAGATGCCAGTGATCATTTGCTAAAGTCTTCCCATGAGGGAGTGATATCAAATAACATGTCTAATCCTCTAAATTCAGGGAATTCACAGTTCCCTTGTGTATTCAGTATTCAGTATAGATACAGTATGACTGACAGTTATTCAGAAATGGGGAACTTATTGAATAACTcagttgatgatgatgaatcAATTGTGCGAAAGATAACTGAAAAGCAACCAAGGTCCCTGGGATACTCCATATCATGCCATGATGTTTTATCCATTAAGGATAATTTTATTTGGACAGCCACAAGTGAGGCTCAACCTGATAATAATTCATTTACTTCAAATTTGTATACTTTACAACTGCAAAAAGTTGGTCATAAGTATAATATTCCTAATCTCCTTAGTATGAATCCAATGTTAACAAGAAATGAGTTGCTTCACTGGATGGATGGGAGTGGAGAAAGATTCAAAGCCAACCATGAACGTCCTTTCCCGTACGTAAACTTTTTGACAGTGGAGGACCCATGTAAGGTTTATATGGACAAGTTATTCATCGGTTCTAGAGCTACAAGTGCATCTTCAATTCCATTGAATGGTAGTGCAGCCAATTATGGTAACAAGAATACTAAATATGGTGAAATGGGAATTGGTACAGAAGATGGGCTGGCTGATATCCCCAAACAAAATTTTGATACTTCATTGGACTTGATGGACCATAAGCAAGATGCAGTTGTATGTGGAGGGAGCACTTGGGAAAGATTGCTACATAGTTTTAGTGATACTAAGAATTGTGGTGCTACTCACAGTCACAGTTTTTCATCAGCCTTTGAGATACCACTTGATATTATACTTGACAAATGCTTACTGCAGGAAATCATGCTTCA ATACAAGTATGTTAGCAGACTAACCATCAACGTGCTTGAGGAAGTATTTGAGTTGCAAGAGCATCTTTTGGCACTGCGCCGATATCATTTTATGGAGTTAGCAGACTGGGCAGATTTGTTCATCTTGTCTCTTTGGCATCAT aagtGGTCTGTTACAGAAGCAAATGAGAGACTCTCAGAAATTCAAGGTCTACTTGAGTTGGCCATTCAGAAGTCTTCTTGTGAACAAGACCCTAATAAAGATAGGTTGTTTGTGTACATGAAAGGACATGGAAAATTACCTCTTTCCAATTCTGCTATAG GGGTACGCTCTTTCGATTTCTTAGGACTAGGTTACCGCGTGGATTGGCCGCTCAGTATTGTTTTGACACCTGCTGCATCTAAATTATATGCTGATATATTCAACTTTTTGATACAAGTGAAGCTTGCCATTTTCTCATTGACTGATGTATGGCGCTCATTAAAG GATTTGGTGCATACGACTGAGAAGGATCTAAATTCTGAACTACACCATGATGAGACACAACATCTTAATATATTGACAATGATGAG GCATCAGATCAACCATTTTGTATCTACTTTGCAGCAGTATGTAGAATCACAATTATCTCATGTGTCATGGTGCAAGTTGCTTCATTCCCTTCAGCATAAG GTGAAAGATATGATGGATCTTGAGTCAGTGCATATGGAATATCTTGCTGATTCATTATGCAT CGATGCTTATATTGGTGCAACATGCAATCTCTACTGGTTGGTGGATCTGGATGTGTGGTTGCATAGCCATACCCATCTTGTAAACTAG
- the LOC130980064 gene encoding uncharacterized protein LOC130980064 isoform X4: MGVDARFASLLQNLRVQDPWVPPSTWESIPSESGLRPSFPSSSVSDQTLSALSESSLVRLATNALQGVKSSVLSIQQLSALFCSDPADRTFHHISSLWNRASSTRSLGNLLTSIGSTSSLVILIREFVGYFTIMNLQDSFQSQNDQESPPYSLVNQAFAVAVGKVLEGYLCGLDTVHASIALRHSSKDVDVDVDFPASGCLKSVVHSEITLLEFYLHTKELRTWVEALASICNLQKWVLRFSEISLEEVITEAMAEFRHYYRGGDLLTFLYAQLQVADTAHCTLLKFLFLQSCEPYCGFIRSWIFKAEIHDPYKEFIVENMECSPPKSHLKSSNSMDVPSTHIRVRDDVSIPEFLKDFLVPLVRAGQQLQVLLKLVELCVHVTSGEHSSEDFLPCWSGFASSITSYSSPLTFSRDVIDVMVIARENYFERMNEKIDSLLSSLEIRYQRVATHASVSFDNVGGDLDKLEQVMEEDESIVRSTADKRSSNMDADSMDSDSSRRLHELSLLDDMYSSSETLSLNGSEEQLDSDQHHDWPCLIVGGQNQLSALSFLRGTTLNSSIQDCCHHEKPGSDSHGICDNTDASDHLLKSSHEGVISNNMSNPLNSGNSQFPCVFSIQYRYSMTDSYSEMGNLLNNSVDDDESIVRKITEKQPRSLGYSISCHDVLSIKDNFIWTATSEAQPDNNSFTSNLYTLQLQKVGHKYNIPNLLSMNPMLTRNELLHWMDGSGERFKANHERPFPYVNFLTVEDPCKVYMDKLFIGSRATSASSIPLNGSAANYGNKNTKYGEMGIGTEDGLADIPKQNFDTSLDLMDHKQDAVVCGGSTWERLLHSFSDTKNCGATHSHSFSSAFEIPLDIILDKCLLQEIMLQYKYVSRLTINVLEEVFELQEHLLALRRYHFMELADWADLFILSLWHHKWSVTEANERLSEIQGLLELAIQKSSCEQDPNKDRLFVYMKGHGKLPLSNSAIGVRSFDFLGLGYRVDWPLSIVLTPAASKLYADIFNFLIQVKLAIFSLTDVWRSLKDLVHTTEKDLNSELHHDETQHLNILTMMSLQMFFHCLLRGS; the protein is encoded by the exons ATGGGTGTGGATGCGAGATTTGCATCTTTGTTGCAGAATTTGAGGGTGCAAGATCCATGGGTTCCACCAAGCACATGGGAATCCATACCCTCTGAAAGTGGACTCCGCCCCTCGTTTCCTTCTTCCTCCGTCTCAGATCAAACCCTCTCCGCTCTCTCT GAATCAAGTCTTGTGAGGCTGGCGACAAATGCTTTGCAAGGTGTAAAATCATCTGTTCTCAGCATCCAACAACTCTCTGCCTTATTTTGTTCTGATCCAGCTGACAGGACCTTCCACCACATTTCCAGTCTTTGGAATCGGGCTTCCAGCACTCGATCTTTGGGAAACTTGCTTACATCTATAGGGTCCACCAGCTCTCTAGTTATTCTTATCCGTGAATTTGTAGGTTATTTTACAATTATGAATCTACAGGACAGTTTTCAAAGTCAAAATGATCAAGAGTCCCCTCCTTATAGTCTTGTTAATCAAGCCTTTGCAGTTGCTGTGGGAAAGGTCTTGGAAGGGTACCTTTGTGGATTGGACACGGTTCATGCGTCTATAGCTTTAAGACATTCatcaaaggatgttgatgttgatgttgatttCCCTGCATCCGGATGTTTGAAGAGTGTAGTGCATTCTGAAATTACGCTGCTTGAGTTTTACTTGCATACTAAAGAATTAAGAACTTGGGTTGAAGCCCTTGCAAGCATATGCAACCTACAAAAGTGGGTCCTTCGCTTTTCAGAAATTTCTCTGGAGGAGGTGATTACTGAAGCTATGGCTGAGTTTCGTCACTACTACAGAGGAGGAGATCTATTGACATTTTTGTATGCACAGTTACAG GTTGCTGATACTGCTCATTGTACACTTCTCAagtttctctttcttcaatcaTGTGAACCATATTGTGGGTTCATAAGATCGTGGATTTTCAAAGCAGAAATACATGACCCATATAAGGAGTTTATTGTAGAAAACATGGAGTGTTCACCTCCTAAGTCTCATCTTAAATCTAGCAATTCTATGGACGTTCCATCAACACATATCAGA GTGAGAGATGATGTTTCCATTCCTGAATTTCTTAAAGACTTCCTGGTTCCACTTGTTAGAGCTGGTCAGCAGCTGCAAGTATTGTTAAAATTGGTTGAACTTTGTGTACATGTTACTTCTGGAGAACATAGTTCTGAAGACTTTCTTCCTTGCTGGAGTGGCTTTGCTAGTAGTATTACATCTTATTCTTCTCCGTTGACTTTCAGCAGAGATGTTATAGATGTTATGGTGATTGCAAgggaaaactattttgaaaggATGAATGAAAAAATTGATAGCCTACTCAGCAGCTTAGAAATCAGATACCAACGG GTAGCTACACATGCTTCAGTATCTTTTGATAATGTTGGAGGAGATCTTGACAAACTAGAACAGGTcatggaagaagatgaatctattGTCCGTTCAACAGCAGATAAAAGAAGTTCAAACAT GGATGCTGATAGTATGGACTCTGATTCCTCAAGAAGACTTCACGAATTATCTTTGTTGGATGATATGTACAGTTCATCTGAGACTTTGTCCTTAAATGGCTCTGAAGAGCAATTGGATTCTGATCAGCATCATGACTGGCCTTGTCTCATAGTTGGGGGACAAAATCAGTTATCTGCTTTAAGTTTCTTGAGGGGTACTACCTTGAATAGTTCAATACAGGATTGTTGTCATCATGAGAAGCCAGGGAGTGATTCACATGGAATTTGTGATAATACAGATGCCAGTGATCATTTGCTAAAGTCTTCCCATGAGGGAGTGATATCAAATAACATGTCTAATCCTCTAAATTCAGGGAATTCACAGTTCCCTTGTGTATTCAGTATTCAGTATAGATACAGTATGACTGACAGTTATTCAGAAATGGGGAACTTATTGAATAACTcagttgatgatgatgaatcAATTGTGCGAAAGATAACTGAAAAGCAACCAAGGTCCCTGGGATACTCCATATCATGCCATGATGTTTTATCCATTAAGGATAATTTTATTTGGACAGCCACAAGTGAGGCTCAACCTGATAATAATTCATTTACTTCAAATTTGTATACTTTACAACTGCAAAAAGTTGGTCATAAGTATAATATTCCTAATCTCCTTAGTATGAATCCAATGTTAACAAGAAATGAGTTGCTTCACTGGATGGATGGGAGTGGAGAAAGATTCAAAGCCAACCATGAACGTCCTTTCCCGTACGTAAACTTTTTGACAGTGGAGGACCCATGTAAGGTTTATATGGACAAGTTATTCATCGGTTCTAGAGCTACAAGTGCATCTTCAATTCCATTGAATGGTAGTGCAGCCAATTATGGTAACAAGAATACTAAATATGGTGAAATGGGAATTGGTACAGAAGATGGGCTGGCTGATATCCCCAAACAAAATTTTGATACTTCATTGGACTTGATGGACCATAAGCAAGATGCAGTTGTATGTGGAGGGAGCACTTGGGAAAGATTGCTACATAGTTTTAGTGATACTAAGAATTGTGGTGCTACTCACAGTCACAGTTTTTCATCAGCCTTTGAGATACCACTTGATATTATACTTGACAAATGCTTACTGCAGGAAATCATGCTTCA ATACAAGTATGTTAGCAGACTAACCATCAACGTGCTTGAGGAAGTATTTGAGTTGCAAGAGCATCTTTTGGCACTGCGCCGATATCATTTTATGGAGTTAGCAGACTGGGCAGATTTGTTCATCTTGTCTCTTTGGCATCAT aagtGGTCTGTTACAGAAGCAAATGAGAGACTCTCAGAAATTCAAGGTCTACTTGAGTTGGCCATTCAGAAGTCTTCTTGTGAACAAGACCCTAATAAAGATAGGTTGTTTGTGTACATGAAAGGACATGGAAAATTACCTCTTTCCAATTCTGCTATAG GGGTACGCTCTTTCGATTTCTTAGGACTAGGTTACCGCGTGGATTGGCCGCTCAGTATTGTTTTGACACCTGCTGCATCTAAATTATATGCTGATATATTCAACTTTTTGATACAAGTGAAGCTTGCCATTTTCTCATTGACTGATGTATGGCGCTCATTAAAG GATTTGGTGCATACGACTGAGAAGGATCTAAATTCTGAACTACACCATGATGAGACACAACATCTTAATATATTGACAATGATGAG TTTGCAAATGTTTTTCCATTGTCTATTAAGGGGAAGTTAA
- the LOC130980064 gene encoding uncharacterized protein LOC130980064 isoform X1, with product MGVDARFASLLQNLRVQDPWVPPSTWESIPSESGLRPSFPSSSVSDQTLSALSESSLVRLATNALQGVKSSVLSIQQLSALFCSDPADRTFHHISSLWNRASSTRSLGNLLTSIGSTSSLVILIREFVGYFTIMNLQDSFQSQNDQESPPYSLVNQAFAVAVGKVLEGYLCGLDTVHASIALRHSSKDVDVDVDFPASGCLKSVVHSEITLLEFYLHTKELRTWVEALASICNLQKWVLRFSEISLEEVITEAMAEFRHYYRGGDLLTFLYAQLQVADTAHCTLLKFLFLQSCEPYCGFIRSWIFKAEIHDPYKEFIVENMECSPPKSHLKSSNSMDVPSTHIRVRDDVSIPEFLKDFLVPLVRAGQQLQVLLKLVELCVHVTSGEHSSEDFLPCWSGFASSITSYSSPLTFSRDVIDVMVIARENYFERMNEKIDSLLSSLEIRYQRVATHASVSFDNVGGDLDKLEQVMEEDESIVRSTADKRSSNMDADSMDSDSSRRLHELSLLDDMYSSSETLSLNGSEEQLDSDQHHDWPCLIVGGQNQLSALSFLRGTTLNSSIQDCCHHEKPGSDSHGICDNTDASDHLLKSSHEGVISNNMSNPLNSGNSQFPCVFSIQYRYSMTDSYSEMGNLLNNSVDDDESIVRKITEKQPRSLGYSISCHDVLSIKDNFIWTATSEAQPDNNSFTSNLYTLQLQKVGHKYNIPNLLSMNPMLTRNELLHWMDGSGERFKANHERPFPYVNFLTVEDPCKVYMDKLFIGSRATSASSIPLNGSAANYGNKNTKYGEMGIGTEDGLADIPKQNFDTSLDLMDHKQDAVVCGGSTWERLLHSFSDTKNCGATHSHSFSSAFEIPLDIILDKCLLQEIMLQYKYVSRLTINVLEEVFELQEHLLALRRYHFMELADWADLFILSLWHHKWSVTEANERLSEIQGLLELAIQKSSCEQDPNKDRLFVYMKGHGKLPLSNSAIGVRSFDFLGLGYRVDWPLSIVLTPAASKLYADIFNFLIQVKLAIFSLTDVWRSLKDLVHTTEKDLNSELHHDETQHLNILTMMRHQINHFVSTLQQYVESQLSHVSWCKLLHSLQHKVKDMMDLESVHMEYLADSLCICFLSDDTRAVGGIIESILQCALDFRSCLTVGVWRTGSSWENLSGKLSKINIPQVLSIKQKFDRSLKELHNWYIKEPKHGKFGRHFWESLDYNKYYSHVINEMGQYGI from the exons ATGGGTGTGGATGCGAGATTTGCATCTTTGTTGCAGAATTTGAGGGTGCAAGATCCATGGGTTCCACCAAGCACATGGGAATCCATACCCTCTGAAAGTGGACTCCGCCCCTCGTTTCCTTCTTCCTCCGTCTCAGATCAAACCCTCTCCGCTCTCTCT GAATCAAGTCTTGTGAGGCTGGCGACAAATGCTTTGCAAGGTGTAAAATCATCTGTTCTCAGCATCCAACAACTCTCTGCCTTATTTTGTTCTGATCCAGCTGACAGGACCTTCCACCACATTTCCAGTCTTTGGAATCGGGCTTCCAGCACTCGATCTTTGGGAAACTTGCTTACATCTATAGGGTCCACCAGCTCTCTAGTTATTCTTATCCGTGAATTTGTAGGTTATTTTACAATTATGAATCTACAGGACAGTTTTCAAAGTCAAAATGATCAAGAGTCCCCTCCTTATAGTCTTGTTAATCAAGCCTTTGCAGTTGCTGTGGGAAAGGTCTTGGAAGGGTACCTTTGTGGATTGGACACGGTTCATGCGTCTATAGCTTTAAGACATTCatcaaaggatgttgatgttgatgttgatttCCCTGCATCCGGATGTTTGAAGAGTGTAGTGCATTCTGAAATTACGCTGCTTGAGTTTTACTTGCATACTAAAGAATTAAGAACTTGGGTTGAAGCCCTTGCAAGCATATGCAACCTACAAAAGTGGGTCCTTCGCTTTTCAGAAATTTCTCTGGAGGAGGTGATTACTGAAGCTATGGCTGAGTTTCGTCACTACTACAGAGGAGGAGATCTATTGACATTTTTGTATGCACAGTTACAG GTTGCTGATACTGCTCATTGTACACTTCTCAagtttctctttcttcaatcaTGTGAACCATATTGTGGGTTCATAAGATCGTGGATTTTCAAAGCAGAAATACATGACCCATATAAGGAGTTTATTGTAGAAAACATGGAGTGTTCACCTCCTAAGTCTCATCTTAAATCTAGCAATTCTATGGACGTTCCATCAACACATATCAGA GTGAGAGATGATGTTTCCATTCCTGAATTTCTTAAAGACTTCCTGGTTCCACTTGTTAGAGCTGGTCAGCAGCTGCAAGTATTGTTAAAATTGGTTGAACTTTGTGTACATGTTACTTCTGGAGAACATAGTTCTGAAGACTTTCTTCCTTGCTGGAGTGGCTTTGCTAGTAGTATTACATCTTATTCTTCTCCGTTGACTTTCAGCAGAGATGTTATAGATGTTATGGTGATTGCAAgggaaaactattttgaaaggATGAATGAAAAAATTGATAGCCTACTCAGCAGCTTAGAAATCAGATACCAACGG GTAGCTACACATGCTTCAGTATCTTTTGATAATGTTGGAGGAGATCTTGACAAACTAGAACAGGTcatggaagaagatgaatctattGTCCGTTCAACAGCAGATAAAAGAAGTTCAAACAT GGATGCTGATAGTATGGACTCTGATTCCTCAAGAAGACTTCACGAATTATCTTTGTTGGATGATATGTACAGTTCATCTGAGACTTTGTCCTTAAATGGCTCTGAAGAGCAATTGGATTCTGATCAGCATCATGACTGGCCTTGTCTCATAGTTGGGGGACAAAATCAGTTATCTGCTTTAAGTTTCTTGAGGGGTACTACCTTGAATAGTTCAATACAGGATTGTTGTCATCATGAGAAGCCAGGGAGTGATTCACATGGAATTTGTGATAATACAGATGCCAGTGATCATTTGCTAAAGTCTTCCCATGAGGGAGTGATATCAAATAACATGTCTAATCCTCTAAATTCAGGGAATTCACAGTTCCCTTGTGTATTCAGTATTCAGTATAGATACAGTATGACTGACAGTTATTCAGAAATGGGGAACTTATTGAATAACTcagttgatgatgatgaatcAATTGTGCGAAAGATAACTGAAAAGCAACCAAGGTCCCTGGGATACTCCATATCATGCCATGATGTTTTATCCATTAAGGATAATTTTATTTGGACAGCCACAAGTGAGGCTCAACCTGATAATAATTCATTTACTTCAAATTTGTATACTTTACAACTGCAAAAAGTTGGTCATAAGTATAATATTCCTAATCTCCTTAGTATGAATCCAATGTTAACAAGAAATGAGTTGCTTCACTGGATGGATGGGAGTGGAGAAAGATTCAAAGCCAACCATGAACGTCCTTTCCCGTACGTAAACTTTTTGACAGTGGAGGACCCATGTAAGGTTTATATGGACAAGTTATTCATCGGTTCTAGAGCTACAAGTGCATCTTCAATTCCATTGAATGGTAGTGCAGCCAATTATGGTAACAAGAATACTAAATATGGTGAAATGGGAATTGGTACAGAAGATGGGCTGGCTGATATCCCCAAACAAAATTTTGATACTTCATTGGACTTGATGGACCATAAGCAAGATGCAGTTGTATGTGGAGGGAGCACTTGGGAAAGATTGCTACATAGTTTTAGTGATACTAAGAATTGTGGTGCTACTCACAGTCACAGTTTTTCATCAGCCTTTGAGATACCACTTGATATTATACTTGACAAATGCTTACTGCAGGAAATCATGCTTCA ATACAAGTATGTTAGCAGACTAACCATCAACGTGCTTGAGGAAGTATTTGAGTTGCAAGAGCATCTTTTGGCACTGCGCCGATATCATTTTATGGAGTTAGCAGACTGGGCAGATTTGTTCATCTTGTCTCTTTGGCATCAT aagtGGTCTGTTACAGAAGCAAATGAGAGACTCTCAGAAATTCAAGGTCTACTTGAGTTGGCCATTCAGAAGTCTTCTTGTGAACAAGACCCTAATAAAGATAGGTTGTTTGTGTACATGAAAGGACATGGAAAATTACCTCTTTCCAATTCTGCTATAG GGGTACGCTCTTTCGATTTCTTAGGACTAGGTTACCGCGTGGATTGGCCGCTCAGTATTGTTTTGACACCTGCTGCATCTAAATTATATGCTGATATATTCAACTTTTTGATACAAGTGAAGCTTGCCATTTTCTCATTGACTGATGTATGGCGCTCATTAAAG GATTTGGTGCATACGACTGAGAAGGATCTAAATTCTGAACTACACCATGATGAGACACAACATCTTAATATATTGACAATGATGAG GCATCAGATCAACCATTTTGTATCTACTTTGCAGCAGTATGTAGAATCACAATTATCTCATGTGTCATGGTGCAAGTTGCTTCATTCCCTTCAGCATAAG GTGAAAGATATGATGGATCTTGAGTCAGTGCATATGGAATATCTTGCTGATTCATTATGCAT ATGTTTCCTCTCTGATGATACAAGGGCAGTAGGCGGCATTATTGAAAGCATTTTGCAATGTGCACTTGATTTCCGATCTTGTCTTACAGTTGGTGTTTGGAGGACTGGAAGCAGTTGGGAAAATTTATCGGGCAAACTTTCCAAAATCAATATACCTCAG GTGCTTTCCATAAAGCAGAAGTTCGATAGAAGCCTAAAAGAATTGCACAATTGGTATATTAAGGAACCTAAACATGGGAAATTTGGGCGTCATTTCTGGGAATCTCTcgattataataaatattattcaCATGTCATCAATGAAATGGGGCAGTATGGAATCTGA